In one Planifilum fulgidum genomic region, the following are encoded:
- a CDS encoding transposase — LYKRRSQTIERSFADAKELHGLRYARYRGLAKVREQCLLIAVAQNIKKMALLLSKRGKGFVIRLIYQI, encoded by the coding sequence AACTGTATAAACGACGGAGTCAGACCATTGAGCGCAGCTTCGCTGACGCCAAAGAACTTCATGGGCTTCGTTATGCACGCTACAGGGGGCTTGCCAAAGTCAGAGAGCAATGCCTCCTTATTGCCGTGGCTCAAAACATCAAAAAAATGGCCTTGCTCCTCTCGAAGAGAGGAAAAGGCTTTGTGATCCGCCTAATTTACCAAATCTAA